DNA from Ignavibacteriales bacterium:
CATTCCTCCAACAGATTGTTCAATCATCTTAATCATTTCATCAACATCGATACCAATAACTTTATACTCCCAATTACAAGGATATTCTATCTTTGGTTTTTTGCTGTTAGAATCTAGAATCATATTTTAATTAATCCTTGTTTACTAGAAACACACCGGCGGTAATTATTAATCCGCTAAGTATCATTAATGGTGTAATATCTTCTTTAAGAAAAATCCAAGCCGTAATTACAGTTACAAACGGTTCAAAATAGAGATATGCTCCAACTTTTGCAGATTCCATTTCGCGTAGAGCATAAGCCCAAATTACATAAGCAACACCACTGCAAAGTAAACCTAAAAATAATATTGCAATCCAGCCAACGCTGGAAAGATTTATTACTGATTTCATAGTTGCATCACTAACGGTAAACGGAATAATAATAATTGCCATCATTATAAAAAGATAAAGTATAGTCATTAAAGGGGAATAGGTAAGCGATATTTTTTTATTAACCATTGAATAAATTCCCCAAGTGAAAGCGCTGGATAGAACGAGTAAATCACCCCTGTTCTTTATTAAATCTATATTGGTTAAACTCCCTTTGCCTACAAGTAATAGCAAACCAATTGTTGCAATCACAATTCCCGTTACTTTAATCAGATTTATTTTTTCTTTAAAGAAAATCAACCCCAACAGTGCCATAAAAATTGGCGCTGTACCAATTATCCACCCTGTGTTGGATGCTGTTGTATATTTTAGTCCGGTAACTTGAATCCACAAATGAAATACAGCGATTAGTGCAAGAATAAAAATGTAGCTGTGGCTTTTAAGGTTAATGGCAAAATTTCTTTTTTGCATCAATGCAATCGAAAGAAGAAGGAAGATTGCAAGAATTAATCTCATCGAAATTATTGTTTCAGGAGTTAATTCATTTAAAAGAAATTTTGTTGCGATAAATGATGCGCCCCAAAATATGATTGCAAACAGTGGTAGCCAGAATATATAAGTTTTTGTTTTAATAGATGTTTTTTATTGTTATATAATTAAAAGTAAATTAATTCTGCCCGGTCATTGTGATCAGAAAAATGTAAACTCTAATTATCCAAATTTCTCATTTGAGACTTTTTCGAATTGACCTAATGGCTATGATTTAAAACTATTGAGATTTTTCTGTTTTCTTTGCCGAAGAGTAATTCATTAAATCATATTGAATTTCTTTGCTTGGCATATCCATCTTTACAACTTCAACTCCTGCTTGCGAATAAAATTGTGTTGCAAGCGTATCGTGAAAATCGGAGAACACAACAACTCGTTTTATTCCTGCTGCAATAAGCGCTTTTGCACAAGTTGTACAAGACATATTTGTAATGTAAGCAGTTGATCCGACAATATTAACACCGTGTTTTGTTGCCTGAACAAGCGCATTGATTTCTGCATGATTAGTTCTCACACAATGATTATCTACAATTAAACATCCGTCATCTTCACAATGGGGCTGACCAGGAAGTGAGCCGTTGTACCCGGTTGCAAGCACAAATCGATCTTTTACAAGAACACACCCGCAGTGCATACGCGGGCAAGTTGCACGCTCTGAAGCAAGCATTGCAAGTTTT
Protein-coding regions in this window:
- a CDS encoding DMT family transporter — translated: MKTKTYIFWLPLFAIIFWGASFIATKFLLNELTPETIISMRLILAIFLLLSIALMQKRNFAINLKSHSYIFILALIAVFHLWIQVTGLKYTTASNTGWIIGTAPIFMALLGLIFFKEKINLIKVTGIVIATIGLLLLVGKGSLTNIDLIKNRGDLLVLSSAFTWGIYSMVNKKISLTYSPLMTILYLFIMMAIIIIPFTVSDATMKSVINLSSVGWIAILFLGLLCSGVAYVIWAYALREMESAKVGAYLYFEPFVTVITAWIFLKEDITPLMILSGLIITAGVFLVNKD
- a CDS encoding cytidine/deoxycytidylate deaminase family protein, which encodes MTEIKRPSWDEYFLKLAMLASERATCPRMHCGCVLVKDRFVLATGYNGSLPGQPHCEDDGCLIVDNHCVRTNHAEINALVQATKHGVNIVGSTAYITNMSCTTCAKALIAAGIKRVVVFSDFHDTLATQFYSQAGVEVVKMDMPSKEIQYDLMNYSSAKKTEKSQ